DNA from Antennarius striatus isolate MH-2024 chromosome 1, ASM4005453v1, whole genome shotgun sequence:
GCATGAAATTAGTTTTACTTTACAGTGGCTTGCATTTTTATAGCCAGAATTTGCAATGGTATTTGTAACAGATGTTAAAGTCCAGATTTAACTGGCTAAATCAAGCTGtgtcacatttaatttcaaagcAACTTTAACTAGACATCTTTGTCACAAAGTGCTGAACAGAACAGCTGGATGTCTTGTATGCTCTACTCAATGCCTTAGGCTTGAATCTAGTTTAACGTaactacatttcatttttctacgTTTATCAATGGCCTCCCATTCCAGAGCCAATGATTTAAATAATTACTCTGTGTAAGTACTGTGTATTGTGTACATGTGTATTGTGACAAACATTTCTATGTAGTTGATAGTCATTCTGTTAGGGTCAATTTACACAACATTTTCACCTGAAAACAAGAaacttttcttttgcattttggtCATTTATTTACATGCAAACAACTTTGTTATTTGTGAGAACCTAAAACCACAAGCCAATGAAAACTTAGCCCAGAATATAATTCTCGTGCcagcaaaatggaaaaaatgtaagTCCTCTGAAaattatgacatcacagccttTATGTGCACTTGTCTACTATGGTTACAGCCATGTTTGTGCACGAGAAAATACTATGGCCAGTGTTGGATTATCAAGGTTTGTTTGTACTGCAGACTCCCGTGAGTTTCTTTATGATGATCTCATGCTGTGGTGTTAATTCTGATTCATTTGACAAACACAGCCTTGTATGGAGATTGCTGACTTTTCAATTGTTTCAACAGATCCTTGTTTCACAGGATTTCTTTTAAagaagtcttttattttttccaaatggCCAACAGGTGTAAAATGTCCCTGTGCTTGAAGGTGTTTATAGAACAGCAGAGTGTGAAAGTATTGACACAACAGCTGTGACAAACCTTGAACAGCAGCCTGACATAACTCCTGTGAGTAGGAACCAATGACATTTTTGGAGATTTTAATTACCATATCGATGTTTTTTGTACATTGATAATATACAGCATATATTTTGACAAGATCATCAGGACTACAACTGGATTGTGCCACTCTATCAGATTAGAGCACCAGACACGGAAAGAACATTGTTATCGCTGCGCTCGGATGTGTTTCCCCAGCGATTGCATCTTTTTTTGCTGCGATAACTATTAATGCGCCAATGTAAATGATAGCAAAGATGCACATCGAACAAAAGCTATCATTAGGGCTCGGCACAGCAGCATTCAAACAAGATTATAAAATGCCAAACGCCATCAAcgtccattcttcttctttttccttcttcgcCTTTTCTTCCAGTGTATCAAAAGAGTGAAGTGAAGACAAGTAAGGATTTGTCTCACAGAGCCAGAAAGCAACACAGAGCTCTCTAGCGCATACTAATCTAAAACAACATTGCACCTGGGCAACACATTTTATTCCCTCTCCAACGATGCGTGTTTAAGCGTGAGATTGGGATCTGCGATTCTCATCACTTAGGGAAGGTTGTGACCTGAATCAACATCTCCCTACCACAACACCCTCGTGCAGGTTCCTATCACTTCCACACTCAAATTGGTAGTGACAGCATACTCAGGCAAAGGTGTCTTCTCTCCCTTCCATCAGTAGCCATACAGCTCCACTCAGACCTGTCAGCCTGATTATATACCAGCAAGATGGGGGGGCTAAGGAAAGGAGATGTCCAACAACGACAGAACACTAAACACACTGTCTATCCTGCTGCTTCCTATCTGTCAATATACATACCCCAGTCCCAAAGGCTGCCACAAAACCAGTTTGAATATCTCCATCACCCTTCCACTGCCCCCTCTTGAAATTTTACAAATGTCGTGACTCTCTTTGTCTCACTTTCTTACAATCCACTTGTATGCAATTTAAACCTTTATAAAACTTCCATTGGTTCCTTTCCTGGTCTTTCTATTTCTTGTCTCTTTCCTCTCAGAACAAATAACATCTAGTTTTCAGTCTCTGTGTTAACTTTCTGTGTCTCATTCTCAGTGTTTGCAACCTGGAGCACAACTCATTTACCAACTTTTCATGCTTGTGGCACCTcattacacacagatataactTGCCTTCCTCCTGTGGACTTCTTGATCAGCAGTGGTCTTCCTGGGGATTTAAAGCAAATGTCCTAAGAGATAGGAAACGTTAAATTATTGTGAAGTCTGATGCATCCAAGGCTCAACTGCATTCCACAAGAACAAaaagtgttgttgtttacttAAGAGatgattttgtttatttcttcccCTCTCCCCTCCAGGCGTGAAGCTTGGAAGTGCTCTACGGCAGTCCAGAGAGGTACATGCTTACTCTCTTTCTCCCAACTCAGCTACACAGCTCCCAACTGTTATGTTGCAAAAAATGCCTTGTACCTCCTATCGTGtccaatagcatctgtgtagaGAGACTGACCTCACACTGTGCAGACAGCCAGTCAGACTCTACTGGGTAATAAAAAAATCCTGGTCCAACCCGGCATAGGTGCAGGATCACATCCATCTATTGTTTCATCCTCCACAATAGAAGCTTATTAATTTTGATGAGTTTTATTGATTTACAATAGTAGGCAGTGTTTATTAACATAAGGATGCAGATTTATAATAATTCCATTAATTAAATTAGGCAATTCAATTTTAGCGGATAAGAGCTAAGTATTGTATCAACCCTTTCAAACCCATACAACTTGGCATTTTGAGGTTAGTTCCTGTATTTTTTGGCAATTATTTTTACAAGTGCAAGTTTTAATGACCTTGCTCCCATGTGCCagatcaaaaataaattaaagctcTAAGATTTGAATAAACCATTACAGGGCATTAAATGTGCCCTGAATTGCCCTACAACTTATTAAAGCATGGAAATTCTGAAccaaatttttattattatgtaattTATCACCAACAAGgttcaaattaataaagaaCAATATCAGGTTTGAAATATttctcacacacttacagtgtccagtcttttgtttctcttctaAACTGATACCTTTTTTCTCTCAACTTTGCTGTGATTCTCAGTACCAATGAGAGACTTACATAAGTGCAAACCCTGTAGTACGTGACGTCTGATGCATAGGCTGCTGGCCTTGCACCGTAAACAGATATCAAGGAATCActccttccttttttctcctccagatGTCCCTGCAGATGTAAGAATATGGCTATTTAAGTCATAaggggagaggggggtggggttgagCCTAGATTCATGATGGCCTCCTCACCTTGTCggttgtaaaattaaaattatacatCCAGTCCATTGGTTTTATGACACCATTACAGCatcaaattgaaataaaatgtcagaatgCACTATCACCTGGGGAATCAAATAATGCTAATCAGACAGCGGCTGATTCTAATTTAGATTCACCATTAAGTGTTTATAAGacatttacattatattacagcTCCATTTATTGATACGTCATGGATGGCATTGGGTAATGTAATATTTTCATGTTACAAAGGTAGACCCTTGTTAAAGATATAGTGAAACAGCACCATCAAGTGGCCTATTTATGTATTCAATGCAATTTGAGATTTCAATGTCATTGATTGTGGCAAAGCATAACCTCAATtgctaaaaaaaagtatatattatatgtgtgGTGATACTTTTCCGGTATATATACATAATTTCTACTTTCTTCCACATTTGCTGTCATTGTTTTATAGACGCTTTCGACgccagacagagacagacccAAACTTGATGAAGCAAGTATGTTCTCCAGCCCAATCCCGCCGATGCAGTTCCCACACtttgaggagagtagacaagcAGCTACCACCGGATCTCGGGAGCAAGACATTGTCTCTCTGCATGTCTCCAAAAGACAGCGGAAGCTGTTGAAAACAAGTCCTTTTATCAATCACACCATCAATAATGTTTCCtcgtcctcatcctcttcttctccttcctccctaTCCTCAGtatcttcctcatcctcagccaTAACTTCTTTTTCCCCCAGTATCTTAGGAGCACGCCGGCAACTGATGAAGGAGATCTGTGCAAAGTACAAAAGCAGCATCTCGAGAACTGTCACACGTCATCATGTGAAACATCTCTATGTTGAGGACAAATATAAGTTGTTGTACTGCCAGGTGCCAAAGGCTGGCTGTTCCAACTGGAAGAGGACCCTAATGGTGTTGGCAGGCCAAGCCCCAAATGCCCAGAGTATTAAACATGACACAGTCCACTATGGCCATCATCTCAAGACACTCGACAGTTTTGGACGCCAGGGGATCATGCATCGCCTTAAGACCTACACCAAAGTCATCTTTGTCCGAGAGCCATTGGAGAGAATGGTGTCGGCATACAGAGACAAATTTGAAAATCCCAACAACTACTACCACTCTCTTTTTGGAAAGCCCATCATTTCCAAGTACAGGTCAAACCCATCGCGGGCAGCCCTGAAGACAGGCAGTGGGGTCACTTTCAAAGAATTTGTCCAGTACCTGCTGGACGTCCACCGGCCAGTCGGAATGGACATCCATTGGGAACAAGTGAATCAGCTCTGCAACCCTTGTCTCATAGAGTATGACTTTATTGGCAAGTTTGAAAACATGGAAGAGGAATCTAACTTTGTCCTGAGATTGACTGGTGCTCCACCCAACATTACACTACCCAGCTTTAAAGATAGGAACCCTACTGACACGAGGACCTCTATGCAGATCACACAAAAATACTTTTCACAGGTCAGCATGCTGGAGAGACAGCGAGTATATGACTTCTACTACATGGACTATTTGATGTTCAACTACTCCAAGCCTTTTAAAGATTTATATTAACTGACTCCTATAAAGACGCTTGAACACAGTCACATTCCAACATGTCTACATCCTTAATATGGCATCAGTCATTAATGTAAAAGTCTCATGCACATGCTCACAAGGATCTTTGAATCAAACCCCAGAGATTGGAGACCAAATATATCTCTGAATTATACAAAAGGTACTTTTTATGAATATGTTTCTATAAGATTATCTTCCTTTTTAGAGAATTTTAAGTTAAGAAAGTtgatgtgatgtcatgtgaaATATTCTAAATAGTTGTGACATGCAAGATATTTATTCACTTCTGGCACGTGTATATCCAAAGCAGTTGAAATCAATTCACAGGacttttaagaaagtttcttgaaaatggTTTGCTTGTCATCCAAGGGGCTttgtcagttctgaaggtggctggtcttgtcccagcttattaaccctgtggggtgcagtcagtgctattcacatttcaacgaccgtagatgaaacccgtctggctcctcaatgatGGTTGATGGAGGTgccaggggtgtcaaaggggggttgttgaaatgcgagtttcactgagcctttgtatactaatgagggtcattagtatGAGACACATCATCTGAGTTAATCCGTTGAGAtattctttttgggagtttcgaaagaACCTGAGTGTAAATGGGCGAAAGGTAATGTCCcagaccaccaccaccccccctgttcagagatggcttctccactttgacatggatggcttctttcacccctctctccaaccatctgtcttccctgtccgAGATCTGGCACATGGTGAGATAGAATATTCAAATTTTAATGTTATGCTTCTAAAACAGTTTGTTGTTTTCAAACAGACTTAAACAGAATTATGCCTTACTGTCAGTCAATCAGTATTTTCAAATGCATTCTTGGTTGTGTGCAACACATTCCAAACATTTAATCGAAAATCTAATCACCTTACTGAAGTGATTTTAGTCAGCCTACAGTATTCTATCTGTAATTACCTGCACCTCTATCACCACTTTTGGaataaacataacaaaacatttaGGAATATGGTCGCTTTGGTCTTTGGTTGGCTTCAGATGAATATTAACTAATCCTTACTGACATATACTGCAGTTTTTTCAAATTAAgtccacatttcaggcttttaCTGTGGAAATTTGCAATGACTGTTTGACTTACAGCATTATAGGCAGCAGTATACCTTTGTGTATCAGTGAACACCAATTAAAGTGTTCGTGTCAATGGTTTTACTAAACCTAAAccataactaaatgtaattgcTCCCTAACTCTCTGTAATTGTGATTTGtagacttttatttttgataaagTAATCCGGGAACGAATGATAAGTAGAGAGATGGATGATAGGTGGAAAGAAAGATATAGGTGTAGATATACAAGTGCCACAGTATTCTGAGGATGTGTGCACATATTGTAGCATTTTCTTACCTCTAATGTTGTCAGTTAGTTTTGTGGCTTAGTCTAACAAAGACATATACAGTCATTAATGCCGACACTGGAGGACTTTCCTGAAGGGTATTTTTCAGGGTAAAAATGCTGCCAACATCTTTAAATACTTGTTCTACAGatttgcttttctttccatGGGGTCTTGAAAGCATTGGCAACCAAGTAGATAAAAGtggacaataaaaaaacaaaactatagaatcagggaaaaaatgcaaaaacaggTGTTTCcgaaaattttaaaatacagatttgGATTTTTAGAAATTTGAGATAAGAAAAAAGGTGCCCAAACCTCACCGTTTAATTTACTAAACACCTAATTTACAGTTTCACTTACACATCTCACTTCAAGTGGCTCCACACCCTCTGTATGAATCCCATATATTCCACACCATCTTATAGGCTTTATACTGACACTACTGTGTAAAATTATATGATGGGCATTCAGATTCTATATATTTTTCTATGTATTTCTAAAGTATATGTAGTCAGTGCTTCTTGGTAAAggtatgtttgttttctttttgatgtcATTGATTGTTCTTTGTGCAAAACAAGTGAAGATTGTTGTTTCAAAGAAGAGTTTCTTTCCAAAACGAAATATCCATATAACCCTATAAAAGCCCAGTAACTACAAGcgttaatcattttaaaatgaacaagacagctttgtttgattgattaattgataagGATTGACACTGAAAGCACTGAAaagtattttaatgaaaatggaTATAAAGAACTTGGAAATTAGCTCTTTAATTACTTATTCCTAATCAGTTTGGTCTCTGAATAGGGTAATAGTCCCTGTACAGATGAGCTGCATTCTTCCTAAACCCATCTTGCTAATGACATTTTCACCCACAGCAACtccattttctgtgtgtgtgtgtgtgtgtgtgtgtgtgtgtgtgtgtgtgtgtgtgtgtgtgtgtgtgtgtgtgtgtgtgtgtgtgtgtgtgtgtgtgtgtgtgtttgtgacagagagagagaaataaagacacTCTTTTTGTGAAGCACTACTTGATGCAGCTTAGACCATGAAACATAATGCACATGTGTACATTGCACCAACACAATTAACTCCTTaacaattaaatatatttaattaaatgtctGTTTGAACACTGTAACATTAGACAAGGTGATCATTAAGCAGGTAATACTTTACTCTGTGAAATCATCAGTCTTGGATTTTCccaattttaagttttttatttcattttccatgttctTGATTCGCAGTTCAAACTTACTGTTTTTTAGTGCAGTGAAGGGATATAAATATGACTATAGACACAAAAGATAAACTCAactgatgtgtgtttttaatgtaaatggaaaaccttgaataaaaacaacaaaatgttaatattatatGACATCAGCAAGTTTGGCTAAAACCAAAgtgggaaatgtttttgttttgttttttgcagacaTGGGTCATTTTGCTTCACAGAACAACGTAATGCTAGTTTTCAATAATATAGAAGTCGATACTATGCTATGTGCTTTGCAGCTCACTGGAAATAtgtgtcatgtaaaaaaaagagactttATAGAGATCCTTTTTCCTATTagtaaatgaaaattatttttatttaagtcTTTACACAATATAATCTGCCTTTGAGGATCTTTAACAATATTGATGGTATTACCCACTTGCAGTGTTGGTTATTGTATGAACCTTTGTCAGTATACTGTGTTAGCGTTTGCAATTCCAAAATGAACCTTTGTTTATGTTGTGGTCTGATCTCTAGCCAAGTCAGCTATCGCATTAAGATGAGTATCATTCTTGCAAATACTACATCAGTCCCTGCCCCTCCTACTCATGAAGTTTTTTTGATATATGAGTGTATGCACAGAATTATCAAAAGTGAGATTTCATTAACAAGTGaatgtattaatatttattgtcGGTGCAAAATTGTATAATATAATATCTTAAGCCCTTTGCCTTATTTTACACTGCCAATTAAATGGTGTATTTCAGGAAGACATTCTTCAGGTAGGTAATCTTTCTGGCTGATGAGTGTCTACTAATAAAATGTCTTTAGCATTTTCAAAGAATGTCTGTTTTACTCTTTGTGGTGTCTATGAAGTACCAcggaatttaaaattttttttatcaatgtcAGCTCTGTGAGACAAGCTAATGCTGGCATGCTAATATACAAACAATTTACAGTATTATCCGCACTATAAGGGGCACTGGTCTATATATGgtgcaccttcaacgaatggccaattttaaaacttttttcatatacagtataaggcacactgaattataaggcacactgtcagtttttgagaaaattaaaggcttttaggtgcgccttatagtgtggaaaatactgtaattgtaacATATTGACGTTACTTAAAAAGTCTGCTGCAACCATTTACCCTTTTGACTGAATTACCTTCAACACATACTTTGAAATTTTGAATAGTTCACCAATACATAgaactagtgtgtgtgtgtgggggggggggggttgagggaaATAAACTGTCTGCACAGAATTTCATGCTATTTTAATTAAAGCCACACATGTCAATACAGGTAAAAAGGAGAAGGATAATAAGTTTTCTGGAATTATCCAAACCTGTACAAGATTTTGTATAAATCCTTCACTTAGACTAGTATTTTGAATGGAAGGAATAATGACAAGAGCAtagcacagtggcacagtgggtagcactgttgcctcacagcaacaaggatttggcttttatttctttctgtgtagagtttatatgttctccctgtgtctccgtgggttctctctTGGTTGTCCGGCTTTCTCctaactccaaaaacatgcaatttaggtgaattgatgtaTCTAAATTGTCTGTAAATGTAAGTGTGTGCttgagtggttgttcgtctttcatTATCTTGCAATGCGCTGCCAATGTGTCCAGGGCATTCCCCGCCTCTCCTCTATAGCACACTGGTAAAGGCCCCAATGATTCCGCAAGATGGATTAGCACCTGAAGACGAGATAATTATGTTTGGCtcatcaagaaaatggatggatggatggatggatgacaaatGCACCGCACAGTGGCACAgggggtagtgctgttgcctcacagcaagaaggtccatccatccatccatccatcttcagccacttatccagGGCCAGGTTGcagggggcaacagtctcaggagggatgcccataggGATGCTCATAGTTCCCTCTCcagctcttccagctcctccgagGGGATGCCAAGGCATTCCTAGGCCAGCCGAGAAATATAGTCCccccagcgtgtcctaggtcttccccaaggtctcctcctggtaggacagaacactcagctggctccgctcaaggAGGAGCAGGGGTTCTACTCCGAGCTCTTCCCTGGTGACTGAACTCACCCCATCTccaagggtgcgcccagccactctatggaggaaactcatttcagccgcttgtatccgtgatctcGTCCTTTTgttcatgacccaaagctcatgaccatgtGTGAAAGCAAGAGCATAGACTGACCcgtaaattgagagctttgtcttgcgaccttcaccatgacagacctatacagcgaccgcatcactgTGGAAGCTGAAccaatctgtctgtcaatcttacattccatccttctctcactcatgaacaagaccccaagatactcctctcacttggggcaaagactctctaccaacctgaagagggtaCATCTCCCTTTTCcggttgagaaccatggcctcagattaaAAGGTACTGAACCTCTttccactcgcgtcacactctgCTGCAAACCGTTCCAGTGCAAGacgaaggtccaggtttgataaGGCCAACAgcacaacatcatctgcaaaaagcagagatgaaatcctttggtccccaaaccggacaccctctggatcctggctgtgcctagaaattctgtccataaagattatgaacagaaccggtgttGGACAGCAGCCCTACCAAAGTCCAAGAAGGTTGTAGGTTCaattctttctgtgcagagtttgtatgtcctccctgtgtctgcacGGGCACTCTCCGAgttctttggcttcctcccacctccatgaacaagcagcttaggtgaactgagTGTgagtaagtgtgagtgtgtgtacatgagttgtttgtctgtgtgtgacccTTCAATGTGTTGTCATCTTATCCAAGATTGGTGCACCTCTCACCCATAGTCTGATGGGACAGGCTGGAGCAGACATGTGACCAGCAAGATGGATGTGGATGAAGACTAGATGAATAACAAAGTCTCCttattaagaaaatgaatgaatgaatgaatgaataataaatgcaCACAACATTCAGCTGTGCTTCAGCTGATCTCAACTATAGAAGTTTCATAAGCTCAAGGCTGGACAGGCAAAACAGATAGGTCCAGTGTTTGATtatgtgtggccctgcgatAAACCAGCGACTTGTCCATAGTGTACCAGGGTTCCAGTCTAGCCCATTACTCATTTTGAATAAGCGATTGAAGTTGAAACGGTTAAGATTGTCTTGTTTTcaagaggatgaatgaatgaatgaaggacaaagaagagagagagctGTCAGGACTAGTATGACATTTACAGATAGATGAGGGGAAATGGAAGGGGAATCCGGAATGAGCACAAGCATAAAAAAACCTCCAGGTTTCTGAGAGCTTAACTTAACCATGTATAATAACACTGTATAGCAATGCTAGTGATATGCCCATGGTCTTTACAATACAGGCACAGCTTAAAGATTGAATGGGCTAATGAGAGGCAGGACTGCGGACTAGAAGAAGGTGGAGTAGAAAACAGAGGAGGAGTGACATACTGTCACTGACAGCCACACCTTGTAATACAGGCAGTGACACACAGGGGAAAGACAGACACTATACACAGGACAAATACACGGGGCAGGgaaaacacaagacacacaagAAAGAGCAAAGAGACTGGCAACCGCTAACACACATGTTCTTTTTGTGTCTATTTCTCCTCAGGTTAATAGTACAAGCAGCAAGGCTTTCGGGTAAAATATATTCTTCCTTACCTGAAAACACATGTAAGAAGTAGTACCTGAGTATTACCTGAGTTACAGTGATAGTTAAAAAATACACGCCTAGAAAATATTCTAACATACATGgcactgtgtttttaaaataaaataaattacattttcaagtGTTTACTAAAAtgaatgttattattatatatacatcCTGGTCCATAATAATCTCATTATTGACTGACCTTCACTCAGAAATTATTGTTCAGAAATGCAAGTTGTTAGTTAGGCAGCAGCTCTCTCTGAGGACAACACAGTCCTTTATTTGTTTAGTGTAATACACAATGTGTtgcaaaaaatatgcaaaaatcaGGTCATAATCAGTGTGAGAGCGATTCATCTTCCAGATAGTGTAAAGTCTGGAACAGATtttatggcagtacatccaataGTTGTCATAATGTCTCGGCAACAGTCAGAAACTTCAACATGAAGGTGCCACTAAAAAAATCAGGACGCCACGAGTCAGGGGGATTCATCCTCTGGGAACCATGAACTTTTGTGTAGAATGGAAAAATTTAAACTGTTGTATTTGAAAGGAGATGAAATCATGAATCAGAGGAGTGAGTTGCTCCCAGCTGATTCATCTCCAACATCTGGTCATTGAGTCTTCGTGTCGAAAGATAATGAGACTCACTGGGCAAAATACTGTATGAAATGTTGACTGAAACAGCTTTCAATGTGTTCATTCCCAACAAATTTTTTCTCTGTTTGATGTTAAAAGACATTTTGGCATCTGTGATGCTCTTTGTTTTCCAGGTGGGATTTTgtctacatttcatttttttcaggctgttttCACTATTTCTGCAATGTAGAGCTTTTTAACATTTACCAAGATGGCCAGTGAAAAGGCAAAGTGAATAACTTCCATGCAAATGTTTGCATGAGATACAtgagacaaaacaacacaacacaggcCCACGTTTTCGTTATTCATttgaaacaaatacattttatagtaATAAGGAAGAAAATTGACTGAATTAACATTGAATGATTACTGCACAGTTGTGGCATCTCCAAAATGATATCTAACAGCTATAATATAGACTTTCTCTTTCATATATTTCCTATATTATTTCATATATTAAATACAATCTATAAATGATTAGCTTGTctataaatgaatatttaaagcaCACTTGTAAAGATGCGTCCTCTACCATCTACCAGGTAGACCCAAACTACGCTTTTGCAATTATTTGCATGCCGTATcattatctccccacctatatatttgaataaactcacttgaaagtctcacgctgtcacattGTCACCAActctacctgtcaatcaagcgcccaaccaatcacagcatatctaccagaaggaatcacgtgaacaatatggcgtaaggcatctgctatgttaggagaacaAATAACTacacatggacttcccagttaacataattttacagttaCATTACTGTTACAACAATTTTCACGTTTTTGAGCAGAgactccaaacagcaggaatgagacagaaaacGGCAATGAATTCTGAGTAAAACTccaactgaaagagaggaaaggattgcgtcacaaaaagagaagtactacttagccagagccaatgaatgtgggGTATTACAAAAAGTATGGCTGTTTACACAATCAATGCCTCGGCCAAAAAGGAATCTCATATATTTGCGACATCCATCCGTTTGCAAACAACAGGGGTGAAAATTTATCTAAATACTGTCGTACCGTCGTCaaaaaaatgggcaaaactcAACTGAAAAG
Protein-coding regions in this window:
- the LOC137613541 gene encoding carbohydrate sulfotransferase 8-like isoform X1, whose translation is MLWMKWKMVMDSVCGRRRRMPCSLWFLLLFAAGGLVLFIHQRDLSEMVQQHGPGVKLGSALRQSRETLSTPDRDRPKLDEASMFSSPIPPMQFPHFEESRQAATTGSREQDIVSLHVSKRQRKLLKTSPFINHTINNVSSSSSSSSPSSLSSVSSSSSAITSFSPSILGARRQLMKEICAKYKSSISRTVTRHHVKHLYVEDKYKLLYCQVPKAGCSNWKRTLMVLAGQAPNAQSIKHDTVHYGHHLKTLDSFGRQGIMHRLKTYTKVIFVREPLERMVSAYRDKFENPNNYYHSLFGKPIISKYRSNPSRAALKTGSGVTFKEFVQYLLDVHRPVGMDIHWEQVNQLCNPCLIEYDFIGKFENMEEESNFVLRLTGAPPNITLPSFKDRNPTDTRTSMQITQKYFSQVSMLERQRVYDFYYMDYLMFNYSKPFKDLY
- the LOC137613541 gene encoding carbohydrate sulfotransferase 8-like isoform X2, which encodes MAQTLSTPDRDRPKLDEASMFSSPIPPMQFPHFEESRQAATTGSREQDIVSLHVSKRQRKLLKTSPFINHTINNVSSSSSSSSPSSLSSVSSSSSAITSFSPSILGARRQLMKEICAKYKSSISRTVTRHHVKHLYVEDKYKLLYCQVPKAGCSNWKRTLMVLAGQAPNAQSIKHDTVHYGHHLKTLDSFGRQGIMHRLKTYTKVIFVREPLERMVSAYRDKFENPNNYYHSLFGKPIISKYRSNPSRAALKTGSGVTFKEFVQYLLDVHRPVGMDIHWEQVNQLCNPCLIEYDFIGKFENMEEESNFVLRLTGAPPNITLPSFKDRNPTDTRTSMQITQKYFSQVSMLERQRVYDFYYMDYLMFNYSKPFKDLY